In Methanosarcina siciliae T4/M, one genomic interval encodes:
- a CDS encoding PAS domain S-box protein yields MEEKMRMSGIDIIGNIPWGTHFCQFYQTKEDLMDVLVPYFKTGLENNEFCMWITSQPLDVKDAKEALRKAVPDFDVYLEKGQIEIIPYTHWYVQEGYFDSEKVLNGWIEKLKKALANGYEGLRLSGNTFWLEKKDWNDFVQYEKEIDNIIGNYQMIALCTYCLEKCNSTEIVDVVINHQFALIKREGKWEQIESSKRKRAEETALQAAKDWKHTFDAVPDLIAIIDTEYRVVRANRAMAAKLGVTPEECVGLTCYQAVHGTDSPPFFCPHKQLLKDGMEHTTEICEDCLGGCFLVSVSPLYDSKENLIGSVHVARDITESKQAVEALYEAYENLRVKSEELQAQAEEIQMQNEELQAQTEEIQTQNEELQAQAEELNEAYCLLCKSEERFRTLAENSPDIVARFDRLNRHLYVNPAAAEPYGRSPEEIIGKTNRELGMDPELVKLWESHYQTVFASGKTEKMDFHYISPPGKEYYFSTRIVPEFVNDDITSVLAISRDITDIKKAEIGLKEARDNLKKLVEKRTLKLRKAYELLEESEKGLAEAQKMSHLGNWNWNIESNELYWSDEIYRIFGCRPQEFGATYDSFLSYVHPEDRVLVDETVKEAFNGKIYSIDHRIFRADGRERIVHEQGEVIFDRENVPVQMKGTVQDVTERKLAEKALELASKYNRSLIEASLDPLVTIGTDGKITDVNISTETITGYSRDELIGTDFSDYFTEPEKAKESYMHVFQEGLVRDYPLEILHRDGHITHVLYNASVYRGETGEVIGVFAAARDITELKKAGEKIKTLVSAVESSDDAVITMSLDGMITSWNIGAEKVYGYSAEEILGKKMSVLEPANLEGEIKQLIERIKQGEGINHYETVRLKKDSTLVDISVALSPVFDDSGKIMALSAIARNITERKKAEEALRLSNIYNRSLLEASLDPLVTIGPDGKITDVNKATEQITGYSRSELIGTDFTNYFTEPEKAEEGYQQVFRKGSVLDYALEIQHRNGSVTPVLYNASIYRDESGKVIGVFAAARDITELKKAEEILELKLEELARSNADLEQFAYVSSHDLQEPLRMIASYLQLLQRRYQGELDERADKYIYFAVDGASRMQSLINDLLEFSRVTTKARELEPTDCESILKYVLSDLEFSIKENEATVSYDSLPEIMADGTQLTQVFQNLISNAIKFRSKETPKIHVSAENEGDKWRFSVQDNGIGIDPKYAEKIFELFKRLHKREDYPGTGIGLSICKKIIERHGGDIWVESEPGRGSTFYFTLSASFEKLH; encoded by the coding sequence ATGGAAGAAAAAATGAGAATGTCCGGGATTGATATAATTGGGAATATCCCCTGGGGGACGCACTTCTGCCAGTTTTACCAGACAAAAGAAGATTTGATGGATGTACTCGTCCCTTACTTTAAAACGGGGCTGGAAAACAATGAGTTCTGCATGTGGATTACATCACAACCTCTGGATGTAAAAGATGCAAAAGAAGCCCTTAGAAAAGCTGTTCCCGATTTTGATGTTTATCTCGAGAAAGGGCAAATAGAGATTATTCCCTACACTCACTGGTATGTACAGGAAGGTTATTTCGATTCGGAAAAAGTATTGAACGGGTGGATCGAAAAACTCAAAAAAGCCCTGGCCAATGGCTATGAAGGTTTGAGGTTGAGCGGAAACACATTCTGGCTGGAAAAAAAAGATTGGAACGATTTTGTCCAGTATGAGAAAGAGATAGACAATATCATCGGCAATTATCAGATGATAGCCCTGTGTACTTATTGCCTTGAGAAGTGTAATTCGACTGAAATAGTAGACGTTGTAATCAACCATCAGTTTGCTCTGATTAAAAGGGAAGGAAAATGGGAGCAGATTGAAAGCTCCAAACGCAAGAGGGCAGAAGAAACAGCTCTTCAAGCCGCAAAAGATTGGAAACATACCTTTGATGCCGTGCCGGACCTGATAGCTATAATCGACACCGAATACAGAGTCGTCCGTGCAAACAGGGCAATGGCTGCAAAATTGGGAGTCACACCGGAAGAGTGTGTTGGGCTAACCTGCTATCAAGCGGTACATGGAACAGACAGTCCCCCTTTTTTTTGTCCTCACAAACAGTTGCTTAAAGACGGAATGGAACACACAACAGAGATTTGCGAAGATTGTCTTGGTGGTTGTTTCTTAGTAAGTGTCTCACCACTTTATGATTCTAAAGAGAACCTTATCGGGAGTGTACATGTTGCCCGGGACATTACGGAAAGTAAGCAGGCTGTAGAAGCATTGTATGAAGCATATGAGAATCTCCGGGTAAAATCGGAGGAATTGCAGGCTCAGGCCGAGGAAATCCAAATGCAAAATGAGGAGTTGCAGGCTCAAACCGAGGAGATCCAAACGCAAAATGAGGAGTTGCAGGCTCAGGCCGAGGAACTCAATGAAGCCTATTGTTTACTTTGCAAGAGTGAAGAACGTTTCCGTACACTTGCAGAAAATTCTCCTGATATAGTTGCCCGTTTTGATAGACTGAACCGTCACCTGTATGTTAACCCTGCAGCTGCGGAACCTTATGGCAGGTCTCCTGAAGAAATCATCGGGAAAACTAATAGAGAACTGGGAATGGACCCTGAACTGGTGAAGTTATGGGAAAGCCACTACCAAACAGTTTTTGCCTCGGGGAAAACCGAAAAAATGGATTTTCACTATATATCGCCTCCGGGAAAAGAATACTACTTCAGTACGCGAATAGTACCCGAGTTTGTTAATGACGATATCACTTCCGTTCTCGCCATTTCCCGTGATATCACCGACATAAAAAAAGCAGAAATAGGGTTGAAAGAAGCACGCGACAACCTGAAAAAGCTGGTTGAAAAAAGAACCCTTAAACTCAGGAAAGCTTACGAATTATTGGAAGAAAGTGAAAAAGGGCTTGCCGAAGCTCAAAAAATGTCTCACCTCGGAAACTGGAACTGGAATATTGAAAGCAATGAATTATACTGGTCTGATGAAATTTATCGGATTTTCGGCTGCAGACCTCAGGAATTCGGTGCGACTTACGATTCGTTTTTGAGTTATGTGCACCCTGAAGACAGGGTTCTTGTTGATGAGACGGTAAAAGAAGCTTTCAACGGAAAAATTTACAGCATCGATCATCGGATTTTCCGGGCTGATGGAAGGGAGCGTATAGTACACGAACAGGGGGAAGTTATTTTTGACAGAGAAAATGTTCCTGTTCAGATGAAGGGGACCGTTCAGGATGTTACCGAGCGTAAACTAGCTGAAAAAGCATTGGAACTTGCAAGTAAATATAACCGCAGCCTGATTGAGGCCAGCCTGGACCCTCTCGTTACAATCGGGACCGATGGAAAAATAACCGACGTCAACATCTCTACGGAAACGATTACCGGCTATTCGCGGGACGAACTTATAGGCACTGACTTCTCAGACTACTTTACCGAGCCTGAGAAAGCAAAAGAAAGTTACATGCATGTGTTTCAGGAAGGGCTGGTAAGGGACTACCCGCTGGAGATTCTACATAGAGACGGGCATATAACTCATGTTCTGTATAACGCTTCAGTTTACCGGGGTGAGACCGGGGAAGTTATCGGGGTTTTTGCTGCAGCCAGAGACATTACTGAACTTAAGAAAGCAGGAGAGAAAATTAAGACACTTGTGAGTGCTGTGGAATCGTCAGATGACGCCGTTATAACTATGTCTCTGGATGGTATGATTACCAGCTGGAACATAGGGGCAGAAAAGGTTTATGGTTACTCGGCTGAAGAAATCCTCGGAAAAAAAATGTCAGTGCTTGAACCGGCTAATCTTGAAGGAGAAATAAAACAGTTAATTGAAAGGATTAAACAGGGAGAAGGAATCAACCACTACGAAACTGTACGGTTAAAGAAGGACAGTACATTAGTAGATATATCAGTAGCTCTTTCTCCGGTTTTTGATGACTCTGGAAAGATTATGGCACTCTCTGCTATTGCCAGAAATATTACCGAACGTAAGAAAGCAGAAGAAGCTTTGAGGTTATCAAACATTTATAACCGCAGCCTGCTCGAAGCCAGTCTCGATCCTCTTGTCACTATAGGTCCTGATGGAAAAATAACAGATGTAAATAAAGCCACGGAACAGATTACGGGCTATTCAAGGAGCGAACTTATAGGTACTGATTTTACGAATTATTTCACTGAGCCTGAAAAAGCCGAGGAAGGATATCAGCAAGTATTCAGAAAAGGATCAGTGCTGGATTATGCGCTTGAAATCCAGCACAGGAATGGAAGTGTAACTCCCGTATTATATAATGCTTCTATTTACAGGGATGAATCCGGTAAGGTTATTGGAGTTTTTGCTGCCGCCAGGGATATTACCGAACTAAAGAAAGCAGAAGAAATATTAGAACTGAAATTGGAAGAACTTGCCCGCTCAAACGCAGACCTGGAGCAGTTCGCTTACGTATCGTCCCACGACTTACAGGAACCGTTAAGGATGATAGCAAGTTATTTGCAGCTTTTACAAAGGAGATATCAGGGCGAACTTGACGAAAGGGCTGATAAATACATCTATTTTGCCGTGGACGGAGCCTCTCGTATGCAGAGCCTGATAAATGATCTCCTTGAATTTTCCCGAGTAACCACCAAAGCAAGAGAATTAGAACCTACTGATTGCGAATCTATTTTGAAATACGTGTTATCTGATCTGGAGTTTTCCATAAAAGAAAATGAAGCTACCGTATCATACGATTCTTTGCCTGAGATAATGGCAGACGGCACTCAGCTGACTCAGGTATTTCAGAACCTGATCAGCAATGCAATAAAATTCCGCAGTAAAGAAACCCCAAAAATTCATGTTTCCGCGGAGAACGAAGGTGACAAGTGGCGATTTTCGGTGCAGGACAATGGAATTGGAATTGATCCCAAATATGCGGAGAAGATCTTTGAATTATTTAAAAGGCTGCATAAAAGGGAAGACTATCCGGGAACGGGAATCGGGCTTTCAATTTGTAAAAAAATAATAGAAAGGCATGGAGGAGACATATGGGTAGAGTCTGAGCCGGGAAGAGGTTCAACTTTTTATTTCACTTTATCGGCCAGCTTTGAAAAATTGCATTAA
- a CDS encoding response regulator, translating into METCTAFKPVDILLVEDNKGDVGLIEEVFESSKVRNKLYVVEDGEEAVHFLLREGKFSDVPRPGIILLDLNLPKKDGREVLGEIKKNKDLKKIPVVVLTTSRAEEDILESYKLHANAYVPKPVDFDQFIKVIKSIENFWLEVVNLS; encoded by the coding sequence ATGGAAACATGCACGGCATTTAAACCGGTAGATATTCTTTTGGTGGAAGATAACAAAGGAGATGTTGGGTTAATTGAAGAAGTCTTCGAAAGCTCAAAAGTCCGGAATAAACTTTATGTTGTAGAAGACGGAGAAGAGGCGGTACATTTCTTACTTAGAGAGGGAAAATTTTCAGATGTCCCGCGCCCTGGAATAATTCTCCTCGATTTGAATTTACCGAAAAAAGACGGACGTGAAGTGCTTGGAGAAATAAAAAAAAATAAAGACCTTAAAAAAATACCTGTAGTTGTTTTAACCACTTCCAGAGCTGAAGAAGACATACTTGAATCTTATAAGCTTCATGCCAATGCATATGTCCCCAAGCCTGTTGACTTTGACCAATTCATAAAGGTAATTAAATCCATAGAAAATTTCTGGCTTGAAGTCGTAAATCTTTCATAA